One window of Pseudomonadota bacterium genomic DNA carries:
- a CDS encoding adenosine-specific kinase, with the protein MEIKTIKIDIPEGLNIIIGQSHFVKSIEDLYEILLGSSPSLKFGVAFSEASGPCLTRYEGNDEALMKLAAETSFSLSCGHTFVIFLKDGFPINVLNALKNCQEVCHIICATANPLQVIVAETEEGNGILGVIDGVKPKGIEKEEDKKARKELLRRFRYKL; encoded by the coding sequence ATGGAAATAAAAACAATAAAGATTGATATCCCTGAAGGTTTGAATATCATCATCGGGCAGTCACATTTTGTAAAGTCCATTGAGGACCTATATGAAATCCTTCTTGGTTCCTCCCCTTCCCTCAAGTTTGGGGTTGCCTTCTCTGAAGCAAGCGGACCCTGTCTTACAAGATATGAAGGGAATGATGAGGCATTGATGAAGTTGGCCGCCGAAACCTCCTTTTCCCTCTCCTGTGGTCACACCTTTGTCATTTTTTTGAAAGACGGGTTTCCGATAAATGTCCTGAATGCACTAAAAAATTGCCAGGAGGTATGTCATATCATCTGCGCAACAGCAAATCCTCTTCAGGTCATAGTTGCAGAGACAGAGGAGGGTAATGGTATCCTTGGTGTGATTGACGGGGTAAAACCAAAGGGCATAGAAAAGGAAGAGGACAAAAAGGCAAGAAAGGAATTGCTCCGCAGATTCAGATATAAACTGTAA
- a CDS encoding radical SAM protein: MDDFLSLLENCELCPRRCRVNRLKGKEGFCGIADEIIIAHFGAHFGEEPPISGTKGSGNIFFASCNLRCVYCQNYQISHKKVGKQVSIQELVEIFFHLEREGCHNINLVSPTPYIPLIAASIVEAKKNGINIPFVYNTNAYVNVQSLKILDGLIDIYLPDFKYWNPQVAKRLSDTENYPEYAQLSIFEMKNQVGDLYIEDGIALRGILVRHLVLPSNLAGSKRVLAWIKNALGSSTFISLMSQYYPLHEASMYPMLNRKITQEEYDGLIDFLTENGFENVFIQELESAPLYVPDFEMAEPFRKGYRG, translated from the coding sequence ATGGATGACTTCCTTTCCCTCCTTGAAAATTGCGAGCTGTGCCCGAGAAGATGCAGGGTAAACAGGCTTAAGGGCAAAGAAGGATTCTGTGGCATTGCTGATGAGATTATTATTGCTCACTTTGGGGCACACTTTGGTGAAGAACCGCCCATCTCAGGCACAAAAGGTTCGGGGAATATATTCTTTGCTTCCTGCAACCTGCGATGTGTTTACTGCCAGAACTACCAGATAAGCCATAAAAAGGTCGGGAAGCAGGTCTCAATTCAGGAACTCGTTGAGATATTCTTCCACCTTGAGAGAGAGGGCTGTCATAATATCAATCTCGTCAGTCCTACGCCATATATACCCCTTATTGCAGCTTCGATTGTGGAGGCAAAAAAGAACGGCATCAATATCCCCTTTGTATATAACACGAATGCTTACGTGAATGTACAATCCCTTAAAATTCTTGATGGTTTAATAGACATCTATCTCCCTGATTTCAAGTACTGGAATCCACAAGTTGCAAAAAGGCTCTCAGACACAGAGAATTATCCTGAGTACGCCCAATTATCCATATTTGAAATGAAAAATCAGGTAGGGGATTTGTATATAGAAGACGGGATAGCATTAAGGGGTATCCTCGTGAGACATCTTGTTCTCCCGAGCAATCTTGCTGGCTCTAAGCGCGTTTTGGCATGGATCAAAAACGCCCTCGGGAGTAGCACCTTTATTAGCCTTATGTCCCAGTATTACCCCTTGCATGAAGCCTCCATGTATCCCATGCTCAACAGAAAAATCACCCAGGAAGAGTATGATGGGCTCATAGATTTTTTAACAGAAAATGGTTTTGAAAATGTATTTATTCAGGAACTGGAAAGCGCACCACTTTATGTGCCGGACTTTGAAATGGCAGAACCATTTAGAAAAGGGTATAGGGGTTAG